The DNA sequence GATAAAGTGAGCCATCCCAGCCAGGCCACCATCAGAAGGCAATCTTGCAAGCAAGTTCTGTAGAACTGCCAAGCTGAGCCCACTCAAGTcacagaaatgtgagaaaataaaataatgtggttTAAAGCCACCACATTTCAGGTGATTTGTTTCAAAGAAAGAGATAACTCAAAACACTGACAAGGGCCGGGCTCGGTGGTACACACTGGTGATCCAattgcttgggaggctaaagcaggaggatcatgatttcaaagccagcatcagcaacttagcaaggccctaagtacctcagtgagacactgtctctacataaaatattttaaaaaggctgtggatgaggctcagtacctctgggttcaatcctcagtaccttaaaaaaaaaaaaaaaaacactgacaaGGTATAGACACACACACCCATGAATATAGTTCCATTCACTttacaaacaaaaacttcaaaaCAAATAGGATTGTACTCCACCTACAGTACAGCTAATAATGGCCACACAAGAcggttaatatttaataaaaaaagggaaacttaacctactatttttctttatttcttattttttgtggtgctgagatttgaaccactgagctatatcctcagcccttatcTTCGATTTTCTACATTgtactgtttttacttttttaacctCTATACATATTacctttagaagaaaaaaatgatttatgtttaaaattccaGTCACAATTACAGAGAGTCTGTCAATATAAATTGATACAAATACcacaattttgaattttcaacTGATATTCATTAATTTCACATAAGGACTCAGGCTGGGTGGCTAACCCCCTATTTTGAGATGGTGAGTGAGCATCAGTCCTACTGCTTTAGAAAGAGACATAGAAATTGGGGCTAGAAAAGGGAAATTTGCTGGAAATAGCAATATCCATAGtgtccttcctctcttcttcccaaaTAATCATACAATGAATTAGTATGCCATTACATTATTACAGatcttgacattttatttttagaaaatcatcTTTATTCAAGTGATTTAGAAACATGTATTCCAGAAATTTGGACCCCTGGCATACAAAATACATATTACCAGAAAACACTCAATATTCATAAGGATCTGCCTTCTATCTGTACAGCCATGAAACtccctttattttaaagaaattcaaacttatgaatatttatttcttttcatttataaaaacatactGTAACAAAAATGAGAATGTTTTGATTATagaaagaacttttttaaaattttttttcaggggggttaccagggattccACCCataggcactttatcactgaaccactGAACCAAACCACATccacagtctcactaaattgcttagggcctcactaagttgctgaggctagccttgaacttgtaatcctcctgcctcagcctcctgagtagctgggtttacttacaggcgtgtgccaccacctATGGCCAGATACAGCTTTTTTCCAGAAAGGAGCAGAAGGAATGGTATATACACAGAAACAAAGGTCCTTAATACACCTTGGCCaactattccttttttaaaatacattttaggtattgggaatggaacccaggacctcccatgtatgggacaagcactctaccattaaacAAACCCCAGTTCTTTTTGGTTATCTTACAGTTATCTGTAAATTTTAAATCCAAGAGGGAAGTGCGGGGAGGAGCAGTTAAAGTATAGACATTTTTGTGGAATGTGTTCAGCCTCATCCTTGGCAAAGCCTCCCCATGTGGTCACCATGAGACGCAGTCATGACAAGACGCAGTTACGACAAGACATGCTCCAGAACTCCTTGTCTGATCAACTGCTCACACTTCCATCGAGGCAAAAAGTGCTACAGAGGAAAGGGAGTAAAAGGAAGAAGAGTAAGAAAAGTgacttgagaaaaaaatttaaattacattttttaagtaGTACTcttgatatatatttattctcataaaTGCCTTTCCAATTACATTTTGCATCATTAAAATGCAGTTGATTATGTTTTGAAAGCTAAGTAATGAAAAGCTAAACTTTATTTGTTGTTATAATCAACTAAAATTGATACCACTTGTAGCTATagtgaatcaaaactactcaagaAGCAAAATGTAATTTCAGTGATACTGCACTGGACATCCTACCTCACAAACCCAAAGGCCTTATGAAAGACCTCTGAACCAAATTCTTCCAAACCAGTCATGGGGACACAAAGACCAacaattattatctaaaaaatGCCTTCCATATTGTCAAGTATTAAAGAACTTATGGTAAGAAAATGTTTTCCTATTAATGTTTACATTATATAGATGATGTACACCACAGATTCTGTAGACAATCAATTTTAGATATGGTCTGAATTATTGATTGTTTGgaacttgcaatactcttgcctcagtctcccaagtcactaggaatacaggcatgtgctattaTGCCCACCAAAACagttaagatgataaattttatgttttatatattttactataatttcTTGTTCAGTGATGAGGACTGAACCAGAGACATGGTAGGCAAgacctctatcactgagccacatccttatcCTGGTATGACATTTTAGAAACCCCTTGCATCAAATAGTTGATAATAAGTTTCAAATAcagttatgtttttatgttaatgtCTCTATTTCCACAGTTGAGGGAAAGATGATAGCTGGTAgacaaaatgttaaaagtatCAAAAGAGGAAAGCTTTGTTTATATGTCCACAAGGAGCAGATGAGTGTTCCAAGGAATCATTGCCTGAGCACACAGCAGACAATCAGCACACAGCACACAATCAGAAATAAAGCCTAAGAAACAGATTCAACCACAGGACAGTTTGGGGATGAAGTGGTATCTTTACATTTACATATCTTGCTTTCTGAGGACACCTTTGCTCTTACTACAACTTCCTGCTGAATCCTCTAGAAATACAGTCTTTATTATGACAGCATGAATTTATCACTTGATTTTGACTCACTGGTACATACCTCTAAGAGTTATGGGAATGAAATTGCTTTAACAACCAAAGATTTTATGGTACccttaaaatctgtttttaaaatattcaatctttGTTTTAGGAGGCAATTGCTGTAAAGTAACAGTAAACTAGACCAACTCACCTTGTTAGGGAAATAAGCCTAAGAATTATGTGACCTGAAACATTTTTTTGCTCCTGGGCTTAGTCAGCACCAGTGACTTTTGGTATCCTTAGACTTTCAACTGGTCAGTACCAAGATGACAGGCAACAAAGAAAAAGTGGCTCTTATAAAAGCCACAAATATCACTCATATACTGTGATTTCACAAAATGggaatagcataaaaataaacttagCTCATGTGAACCCATCAAATATGAAGACTGTTAAGGAAAcatgctttataaagaaaaatttagctCCAGTTATAATTTTACAACTTCAATCTTTCCCTATTAAATTGTTATATTAGCCAGGTACagcccacacctataatcacaatgactcaggacgctgaggcaggaggataacaagtttgaagccagccttagaaacttagcaagaccctgtctcaaaaataaaagggactgggataTAGCTGAATGATAAAATGCTCCCAGGCTCAAACAGaaagttatatataaattactAAGAAATTCTTCATCTATGTCATTATTGTTTGCcaaataattaggaaaatgatTGCATGGGAACTTTTTTTTACTACTTATAATTTGAAGACAGAAACTAAATCCAACATTTTAATAGCCCCAGATCATGATCTACTGTATACCTAGCATAaggcccataaaaataatttccctgGAAAATGcttaatattaaatatgtttagaaaaaataaacataatgccTAAAGTATAGGTGATcacaaaatgatatttattttgctACTGACTCTACATTTCCACACTCAATACTCTTAACAAGATTCAAGGTAAAATATCTAATGACAAGAAATACCTGgctgttttttttaagaaggacCGAAGTGCCATCATCATCAACTTCAAATTCCCCATAGTCTTTTAGACACCgcacctaaaagaaaaaaaaaaaaaaaaaaaacctgatactttatctaaattttttggttttttcattctttctttaagaTGTTACCCAGGATGATtctgaactcctggactcaagtgatcctcctgcctcagcctcccaaatggctgacACTACAGATTCATGCCACTGTAcccaacttaaaatatttttaataggtaGTAAACAAGAAGAAATCAGGTAATACCTGAATACCTACAGAGTAAAATATTAGGCTTTCCATCTGTTTCCTTTCTGTATACTTGGGTCTGGTGCTACTACTGTGATATTCTCATGGTTCTAATTGTCCTGCTTtgatagggaaaaagaaaaatggcaaaatctctgaatgtgtatgtgtattaatGTTGAAAGCAAGAACATCCAGGGAGCTGAATAAAGAAGATATCATTGGATCCTTTCCCCTCTGAAAATCCTGAAAAAGTAAGTTTTTGAAATATCTACCTACCAAAAGTTTAGATCTCCTCCAGACTGATTCTTGTAGCTCTCACccataaaatttttttccatacgatttatttttacattttttagtcatacatgacagcagaatgtattttgacatataatacatacatggaatgtacatacatcaatcatattgtctattctattctgctgcccttcctatcctccttactcctcccctcctctcccatcctttctgtcTATCCAAtttaatgtgacacacttttttctttttctcatcacaacatcatgtatgtattctgtataacaatgaggttctccttccatcttccatgcaactctccttctccctctttttccctcccacctctcttccccatttagtggtagtcttcttctcatgctcttcctccctatcccattttgagtcacccaccTTATACCAGAAAAGacgttcagcatttgttttttagggactggctaacttcacttagcataatctgctccaatgccatccatttgcctgcaaatgccatgatcttgttattttttagtgctgagtaatattccattgtgtataaatgccacatttttaatccattcatctattgaagggcaacttggttggttccacattctagctattgtgaattgtgctgctataaacattgatgtggctgtgtccctgtagtatgctctttttaggtcttttgggtatagtccaagaaggggaatagctggatcaaatggtggttccattcccagctttccaaggaatctccatattgctttccaaattggctgcaccaatttgcagtcccaccagcaatgtatgagtgtacctttttccccgaatcctcgccagcacttgttgttgtttgacttcataatggttgccattcttattggagtgagatggtatcttagagtagttttaatttgcatttctctgattgctagagatggtgagcattttttcatgtatttgttgattgactgtatatcctcttctgagaattttctgttcaagtccttggcccagacacccataaaatttttatcaatacCTGAGAATAGGACAGAGTTTGCCAAATGTCTACTTTTAGAACAGATTATTCCAATCTCCTCTGGTCATCAGACTTCCCTAGGAATTCTTAGTGTACACCATGAAGGAATAGATGCAGCCTCACATGACAAGAATTGGGAAAATTTCCTGTTTGGAAAAGTGAGGTAGCCTTTTGATAATCACCTTTAAAACTGTAAAGAGACACTGAAAATAAGCAGGacagttttcctcctctataagAACACAGACTAGTATTCATTCTTAAGTACTAGGACTGGCTTCAAAACACTGCTactgctgggcacagtagcacacacctataatcccattgactcaggaggctgaagcggattcccaagtttgaagccagctcaacaacttagcaaagctttaagcaacttactgagaccctgtttcaaaattttaaaaaagggctgggcacttagctcagtggtaaagtacccctgggttcaatcaattcccagtaccaaaaaacaaacaagaaagaaaagaaaaaaatgttgtttccTTCCAGTAAAGCCAACTTCAGTGTCTCATACTTTTCCAGATAATTTCACCATGTCCTATGATTACTCCAGAATCTTACCAAAGTATTTTAACCTTGAAATACTATTCTAAAAAATCTCCACCACctcctatttatttctttaagcagacttttattttcctctttggatGGAGAGAAGATTGCTGGGGACTGAGTTGGGGGCCTATGTGTGTTAAGCATAAGCTCCACCACTgtactacatctccagccctagacTGGACAAAAAAAATCCACAGCAAACATATCAATTGTGAAGGACTGAAATCTTTTCTGCCAAGTTCAGAAACAGTGTACAAATGCTCACTTTTGTCACTTATGGAAAACCTTGAACAcattcaaaagtaaaaaagactAATGATACTCCATATTCACTTCAACTAGCTTAAACAATTAACATGTGGCCAAACAGGTTTCCCTCCTtcacttttgaattattttcatatctattactagaaaataaaattctttttaaaaacataattacatTACTATCTCAACACTTTTTTAATATCTTGAAATAGTCATTAAATATCCAATGTCCCCAATTGTCTCATGATTTTTTAAGTTTCTAGATTGAAATCAGAATTCACTTAGTTACagaatacatgttttttttttttttttggtcttaatgTACAGGTTTCCCTccctcttttaacttttttttcccttcctcctggcAATTTATCTGTTGAAGAAACTGAGTGGGTAGTTTGATGCATCTTGCAACAATCAAGATTTTGTTGTGGATTTTGGTGGGTCATTTACCATGATCCTCTTCCTGAATTTCCTATAAACTGGAAGACAGgtctagagttttttttttcagacaaggtTTTGAATTTTGGCatttcctgtacttcctcttaTAAGTGGTCCtttgtggattttaaaaatgatcagcgGGTCTAAGTGTTATCCATAACTATCCATCATAAAAGTCCAACTATTCACATAAAGATTAAGTAactattttcttctagcattaGGGTTACAAAATGGCATTAGGTCTATCTTTTATTCCTACTGCTTTTGTTAACTGGAATTATATAACAAGTTTCCCTCATAAACTCTGGTGCTTCCCTGAGATAGTCTGTATTACTAATTTATGACCTTTCAAAATGACTTTGATCCTTCATTCTCCAAAAGGACTACATAATCACTTCCATATGTACGAGAAAAAGCACTTGGCAAAATTCAACACCTTTTCATGACAAAAACACTTAACCAACTAGGAACAGAAGGAAACTATGTCAACATAATAAAAGCCATACACAAAAAAATCCACTGCAGTAGCCAGGTGCAAtagtacacacctgtgatcccagcaactctggggctgaggtaggaggattgtcaatttgaggccagcctcaggaccTTGTGCCctatctcaatataaaatttttaaaaatggggtggggatgtggctcaatagtagaatgcttgcctagaattcatgaggccctgggatcaattcccagcaccacaaaataagtaaatcagttaattaattttaagagCACTCgccttagcatgtgcgaggccctgggtttgatcctcagcatcacacaaaaataaataaaataaagatataaataaataaataagggctggggtacAAATCAGTGGCACAGCACCCCTGGATCTGATCCCCAataatgcaaaggaaaaaaaaatccacagcaaACATATCAATTGTGAAGGACTGAAATCTTTTCTGCCAAGTTCAGAAACAGTGTAAGAATGCTCACTTTTGTCACTTCTGTTTAATATGTAATTGGAAGGTATAAATGAGTAATTgggcaagaaaaaataaaagcatctaaATTAGAAAGAAGTTCAGCATGGTAGTGttcttctgtaatcccagctgctaaggcagaaggaccacaaattccagatcagcctcagcaatttggcaagatcctgtctcaaaaaacaaacaccaacaGAAAGAATTATTTCTGCCCATAGATGATATGACTGTACATGTAGAAAACCTTAAAGATCGcttcaacacacacaaaaaactgtAACTAGtgaatgaatttagcaaagtatcaggatacacAGACAACACACAAACCTCAGTTCCATTTCTATACACcaacaatgaaaatatgaaaaaggaaattacaaaaataatcccatttatataacatgaaaaagaataCAATACTTAGGAATTAACTTAGCCAGGGAAATGAAAGGCTTGTCAATGAAAACTATTAATCACTgctgaaagaatttaaagaagataATAGTAAGTGAATATACCACCCATGTTCATGAATTAGAAGATACAATATTAAGAGGTAAACAGTACTCAAACCAATCTACAGAGTCAATACAAcccctattaaaatctcaatataacttttataaaaatttcaaagatatattttggacaaataaaaaaatcaatccatAAAATCTCTAGAGACCTCAAAcagccaaaataatcttgaaaaagaacaaattttagggtctcatttcctgatttcaaaacctacTACAAGActtcaataattaaaatagtcATAGTTCtggcataaaaacacacacatagcaatggaacagaatacaaaataaactctttttttaatatatactttttagttgtacgtcgacataatatctttattttatttttttatgtggggctgaggatcaaacctagtgccttacatgtgctaagctgagccacaactccagtccccaaAATAAACTCTTGAATCGTCTTATGAAAAGGGTACCAAGACCATtcaatgcagaaagaaaaatcttttcaagAAAGAcgtaaaaagaagaaatgttggaGTATTACATAACACCAAATACAAAAATTGACCTAAAGCACAACTCTTTGAAAACTTAGGGCAGAAGCTGTACAactttggatttggcaatgatttcttggatatagCACCAAAAGAACAAGCAGCAACAACAACCACAGACAAACTGGACGGCATGAAGCTCCAATCTTTTGTGCATGTGAAGAAAGTACTAACAACTTAAAAAGGTAATccacagaataagagaaaatatttgcaaatcatatatgtgAAAAAGGATTACTATCCAAACTATAGAGAACCTGAAACTCAACAAAAATGTAAACCCAAttcaaaatggacaaagaaacctgaaaagatatttttccaGACATATAAATAGCCAAGAAacgtgaaaagatgctcaacatcactaattattaaagaaattcatCTCAAACCAAAAATGAGATAACATTTCTcacaaaaaattatgaatgaccataattttttaaaaagggaaaaatatgatataaattttggtgaggatgaAGAGAAATTGAAACCTTACGTGCATTATTaggagaatgtaaaatggtacagcacttgtaaAACAGTACGGCAGTTCCTCAAAGTTTAAACACCATGTGACACAGCAATTCTATTTTGGGGTAtacaccaaaaagaaatgaaagcagggtctcaaattgtgtgtgtgtgtgtgtgtgtgtgtgtgtgtgtacgtttACTGAAGATGAAAGCCAGGGAATCGGCACCACTGAGAGtgcactgagatacatccccaacccttatttttaaacagggtttcactggcccaggctggcctcaaacttacaaacCTCCTCCCCAATCTCCCTGGAATTACagtatccatcaatggataaatggataaggaATATGGTTTacccataaaatggaatattactttaaGTAAGacctaaaaaaggaaagaaattctgacacatgctacaaaatggatgaatcttgaaaacattatgctacaCAATAAGCCTGTCACAAAAAGACAATTACTTTATGATTCCACTTCTATAAGAAACGTAATAGTTAAAATCATAAAGacaaagtaggggctggggttgtggctcagtggtagagtgctcacctagcatgcgtgaggcactgggttcgatcctcaacaccacataaaaatattgtgtccacctaaaaaaaaaaaaaactaaaaaataaatatattaaaaaaaaaaagacaaagtagaTGGTGGTTTGCAAGGGCTAGGAAGAGAGAAGATTTGGGGTATTACTGTTTAGTGGGTTTAGTTCCGGTATTATGAGGCAAAAAGAAATCTCGACATGGACTGCACAATATTATGAAAGCATTTAATACTTTATGAACTATATACTTAAAGGATAGGTAAGCCGGGCAtgatggtacacgcctgtaatcccagcagcttgggaggttgaggcagagggatcacaagttcaaagccagcctcagcaatttagggaggccctaagcaatttttgAAAGCCTAttccaaactaaaaaataaaaagggctagggatgtgattcagtgggtacaacccctgataccaaaaaaaaagatggttaaGATGATGAAAtttatgttttgtatattttagtgcaataaaatagggggaaaagtttaaaaaccaaacagaaataatTCCTATTTGTCTAATCTATCAACTTCAAAGATAGGTTCATTTGTTTCACTGTTTTCAAAATTTAGGGATTCCTCTGATCCCTGGCATCTCCACAGGtaggggtggaggaggtggaatAGGGACTGGGTTTCCATTTTGATTAAATTTGGTTTTCATAATAAGTAAAACATTCATATGGTTCCAgagataaaactataaaacaaagtaTGGTCACAGAATTTTAGCTATTTTATTGCTACCATCCCCATATTGGTCACCCAACTTTATTGGTTTGGGCTTatgcttcctttatttttaagtagCAGCTAACATGTATTCATTCATATCCCTCTCCCTCACCTTAGACAAAAAGAAGCACAacctatacattaaaaaatgtacatactAGGTGCAATGccacacgcctctaatcccagtggctcaggggctaaagcaggaggatcatgagttcaaagccagtctgagcaaattagcaaggtcctaagcaacttagtgagacctatctctaaataaaaagggctcgggatgtgCTCAGTCATTacgcacccttgggttcaattcctggtacaaaaaaaaaaatttatacatactTCAATATATAAACTTTTTGGAGGTTTCATATCCTGTGTGATGTCCAAACCTTCATCTCCTCCCAGTGACCTCATGTAGGTAGCAAGGGACTTTTTATACTGATTAAACCACTCTATCTGcaaatataaatacagttatttaatAAAGTTATAAGAAAACTTGCACAAATTATATACTCGGCCTTTCAGAAACAGCATATACATCCCAA is a window from the Urocitellus parryii isolate mUroPar1 chromosome 6, mUroPar1.hap1, whole genome shotgun sequence genome containing:
- the Gins1 gene encoding DNA replication complex GINS protein PSF1 isoform X3, translated to MFCEKAVELVRELHRAPEGQLPAFNIEWFNQYKKSLATYMRSLGGDEGLDITQDMKPPKSLYIEVRCLKDYGEFEVDDDGTSVLLKKNSQHFLPRWKCEQLIRQGVLEHVLS